GACATAGCCAACGAGGCTGTAGATGAGCCTGCTGGGCGAAACGTACGCCACCGCCAGGGCAATGGCCGCCAGGAGCCCAGTGATCACCCTGGCGTGCATTAGCCTCTTTGCCTCGCTCTGTGGGGCCCGCGCCTGGAGTGGCTGGAGCAGATTTTCCGCCAGCTCGGTCGAAGCGACCAGCAGGAGGGAATCCGCCGTCGATATCATGGCTGCCACTGCGCCCACAATCAGCAATGCGGCAAGAGGTGGAGGAAGGAGCGCACGCAACACCGCCGGCATCACGTGCTCGGGGTCCGGCAACTGGTTGGGGCCGAAGAGAGCCAGCCCGATCCAACCTATGCTCAGCGCGCCCGCGTACGCCAGAATCGTCCAGGCAAGGCCGATCCATCGCGCGCGGCGTGCCTGCGCTGCGTCGCGAATCGCCATGAAGCGCAGGGTCAATTGCGGCTGTCCGCCCAAGTAGCCGAAGAACCAGGAAAGGCCGCCCATGACCGCGATGCCGGCTGCCAAACCGCCCATAGCACCGGTCAGCGACTCAAGGCCTCCTCCTGCCCGCGCCAGCGCCTCTGGTACACTCCGCGCGTACACATCGCCGCGCCCGGCGATGGCCACCAACCCTACCGCGGGGCCCACGAGAAGAGTGGCAATCATTATCAAAGCTTGCACCACATCGGTGTAGACCACGCTGCGGAACCCGCCGTAAACGCAGTATGGGGCGATGATGAGAGCGGTGAGTAGCATTCCCCACCGCTGGTCTAGGCCGAACAGGGTGTTGAGCACCTTCCCGCCGCCCAAAAACTGCGCCCCGACGTAGAAGAAGAAAAAGAACACGATGGTCAGACTGGCCACGCACCGTATCGCCCCCTGCAGTGGGCTGTGCCTCCGTGCCACATAGTCGGTAAAAGTGCGCACTTGGTAGAGCTCGGCTTCCGCGCGGAGCCGCCACGAAAGCAACGCCCAAGCGACCACGATCCCTGCTACACACCCCACCGCCGTCCATATACTCACCAGACCCTGGGCATAAGCAAATCCGGGCAGACCCAACAATGCCCAAGACGACTCGCCGGTGGCTCGCTCCGAGAGAGCTGCCACCCACCCGGGAAGGCGCCGCCCGGCTATGGCGAAGTCAAGCCCACTACGCACCCTCCGGCCCTGATAAAGACCCCACACAACAAGGAACACCAGATAGGTGACGAACACCACCACCATTTGCGTCTGTGCCGTCATCGAACCCTCCTGGACGCTCTCTCACGCCTTGCGCGTCGCGCAAAGGCCGCCCACCCCCCATGTCGCCCCGTCTCCCCCTTCTCTGGCTCATGATCGACTACCTCTGAAGACCCCCTTCTTCACGCGGACGGCTGAGGGTGAATCCCCTGCTCATTGATCCCGTGCACATAATAGTCCGGGTCATCAATGAAGCTGAGGAAGATGACGATGAATGCAAGCGCAGCCTCGATCATCAACGGCTTGTCTTGATACAGGTTCTGTAGCTTCTCCTCAAGTGCCACCTTGTCCGTGTCGCCGAACCTGGACATGAACAGGCCGTCCAGACGAGACCCAGGCATAGGGAGCGTGACCGCGTCAATGCCGCCGTGGCGCACATATTCCATCGTCTCCATCATCAGAGCACGCACCTGGTCAATAGAGGTCTCGTGGTAGGCAATGATGTGGAGGATGATGCGCTGTGCCTCTTTCATGCTGGCCCGCGCCAGGGCATCGAACAGCTTCCGGACCGGCTCGTCATCCCGCCACAGTCCACGCTGCCGCATGATTGACATGAGCACCGTGTTCTTGAATAGCTGGTAAAGGCGATGTGCGCCGTTGAGCGCAGAAGGGGGAGGATGAGGCTCCTTGGGATGATACCCCCGAAAGTAGTTGGCAAACAGCAGCTGGAATACGGTCTCGAAAAAGTCTACATCCTCGAGCGGGTCCTCAATGTCAATGCGCATATCCAGGGTATTGTCAAGACGGTCGGCCAGTTTGGCGCGGATAGCCTCCGGGGTCCGAGCCGCCTGCGTAAAGAGCCTCCCTACGTACTGGTAGTAGCTTTCCTCTGGCCTCCGGGTAAGCCACTGCAACCGCTCCATGAGAAACCAACGATCCACCTCATGGAGCCTCGCCACGGCGTTCTGGAGCTGCTCATCCAGCCTCGACCAGTCGCCAGCTGCAAATTGCGTGGGGTCGATGTCTTCGAAGCGGTCGTGCAGGAGGATTGTGCTGAGCTCGAGCACATTGGGCTTTTCCAGTACACGCGCCAGCAGGGCGGCGGAACGGAGGGGGTGAATGATCATTGGCAGGCCCAACCGACGGCGCTGCGCTCCATACATCGCGTACAGGGCCTCAAGCACGCCTCGCAGGGCCTCCCATGCGCCAGCCTCGAGCTGCTTGGTGCCCACAATGGTGCGCAAGAGCGCATTCCAGTTGGGCCCGCGGGCAGCGAGTTGGTAGTTCAATACTGCCGAAAGCTTGAAAAACTCAGAAAGATCGTGCAGTTCCATGCGCACCTGCACTCGTCAGTCGTCAGTCTACCGCGAACGTGGCGGCGTGCCCTGCTGTGCTCGCACCTTCTCCCAATCCTGCAAGAAGCGCTCAATGCCTATGTCCGTGAGAGGGTGTTTCATGAGCTGTTCAATGACCTTGAACGGCACTGTGGCAATGTGCGCCCCCAGGAGCGCCGCCTCCACCACGTGCAATGGGTGCCGAATGCTGGCAACCACTACCTCGGTGTCAAACCCATAGTTGCCGTAGATGGTGAGGATGTCGCTGATGAGGTCCATCCCCACGTGGCTGATATCGTCCAGCCTCCCCACGAAGGGGGAGATGAGATTAGTCCCCGCCTTGGCCACCAAGAGCGCCTGCATGGGGCTGAAGATCAGCGTGGCATTGGTGTGGATCCCTTCCGCCCGCAGCTGGCGAATCGCCTTGAGCCCCTCGGTGGTAGCAGGGATCTTCACGTAGATGTTCTCATGAATAGCAGCCAGCTCGCGGCCCTCCCGCACGATCCCTTCTGCCTCCAAGCTCACGACTTCAGCGCTTACCGGGCCGTCGACAATGGTGCAGATCTGAGCAAGGATCTCTCTCGGGTCGCCTTTCTCCTTTGCCAACAGCGTGGGATTGGTCGTGACGCCGTCAAGTATGCCTAGACTTGCTGCTTCTTTAATCTCCGCAATGTTGGCCGTGTCGATGAAAATCTTCATAGCACCTCCGTTCCGATGAGTCCCTGACAACAGTAGCATCTACAGCACTTCTTCTGGATATATCACCCGCATGAGGCACAGGCCGTGTGCAGGAGCGCTGGGTCCAGCTGCCCGACGATCGCGCGCCTGCAGCATCTGCGCCACCCGCTCTGGGGGAACCTTACCGCGTCCCACCTCCACCAGAGTGCCCACAATTGCCCGCACCATCCCATGCAAGAAGCGGTTCGCGGTGATATCCAGCCAAATCTCCTCCCCATCCCTAAACCACTCCAGCTCCTGGACACAGCATCGGTAGTGCGGCAGGTCCGCCTCGGCGCGGCAGAAGGAACGAAAGTCCTGCTCTCCCAGCAGCGGTTGGGAGGCCTGGCGCATCCGCTCCAGGTCCAACTCACGAGGATAGTACCACACGTACTGCCGTCCGATGGCCCGCGGCTGAGTACCGATGCGGTACCGGTAGGTGCGCGCCACCGCGGAGAATCGCGCATTGAAAGCCGGAGGCACCTCGCACACTTCCCGCACTCTGATATCTGCCGGCAGCAAAGCGTTCAGTCCCAGGAAAATCTTCCTCGCCTGCAAGCGCCTGGAGGTAAAAAAGTTAACCACCTGTCCCAAGGCATGAACCCCCACATCGGTCCTGCCCGCTGCGGTCAGGTCCACGGGGTGCTGGAGAAGTTGCTGAAGAACACGCTCCACCTCTCCCTGCACTGTGCGCAGAGCCGGTTGCCTCTGCCACCCGCAAAAATCGGTGCCGTCGTACTCCAACACCAGTTTCAGATTGCGCTCCATTGTGGTTCACAGGCACATTGCCAAGGCCAGTAGCCCGCCGCTCAACACCAGCGCCAGATAGTCCACCGGCTTCAGGCGGAGGAGATGGTAGCAGGTGCGCCCCTCCCCACCACGGTAGCAGCGCGCATCCATAGCCAGCGCCAGCTCGTCGGCTCTGCGGAACGCAGAAACAAAGAGCGGCACCACCAACGGCACCACACTCCGCGCCCTCTGCACTAGGCTCCCCTCAAAGCTCGCTCCTCGCGACACCTGCGCCTTCTGAAGGCGGTCGGCCTCCTCAAGCAGGGTGGGCACGAAACGGAGGGCAAGCGACATCATCATGGCCAGCTCGTGTACCGGCACCCCCAGCCGGCGGAGCGGGCGCAGAAGTCGCTCCAGACCGTCGGTGAGCTCGATGGGTGAGGTGGTGAGCGTCAGCAGTGC
The candidate division KSB1 bacterium DNA segment above includes these coding regions:
- a CDS encoding sodium/proline symporter, producing the protein MTAQTQMVVVFVTYLVFLVVWGLYQGRRVRSGLDFAIAGRRLPGWVAALSERATGESSWALLGLPGFAYAQGLVSIWTAVGCVAGIVVAWALLSWRLRAEAELYQVRTFTDYVARRHSPLQGAIRCVASLTIVFFFFFYVGAQFLGGGKVLNTLFGLDQRWGMLLTALIIAPYCVYGGFRSVVYTDVVQALIMIATLLVGPAVGLVAIAGRGDVYARSVPEALARAGGGLESLTGAMGGLAAGIAVMGGLSWFFGYLGGQPQLTLRFMAIRDAAQARRARWIGLAWTILAYAGALSIGWIGLALFGPNQLPDPEHVMPAVLRALLPPPLAALLIVGAVAAMISTADSLLLVASTELAENLLQPLQARAPQSEAKRLMHARVITGLLAAIALAVAYVSPSRLIYSLVGYVWAGIGGTFSVVILGTLFSRRFHARAALITIVVGVVFTVVWIRTGLEEVITARVMTFVVAGIAAALSSVLIPAPENQAPC
- the fsa gene encoding fructose-6-phosphate aldolase, translating into MKIFIDTANIAEIKEAASLGILDGVTTNPTLLAKEKGDPREILAQICTIVDGPVSAEVVSLEAEGIVREGRELAAIHENIYVKIPATTEGLKAIRQLRAEGIHTNATLIFSPMQALLVAKAGTNLISPFVGRLDDISHVGMDLISDILTIYGNYGFDTEVVVASIRHPLHVVEAALLGAHIATVPFKVIEQLMKHPLTDIGIERFLQDWEKVRAQQGTPPRSR
- the truA gene encoding tRNA pseudouridine(38-40) synthase TruA → MERNLKLVLEYDGTDFCGWQRQPALRTVQGEVERVLQQLLQHPVDLTAAGRTDVGVHALGQVVNFFTSRRLQARKIFLGLNALLPADIRVREVCEVPPAFNARFSAVARTYRYRIGTQPRAIGRQYVWYYPRELDLERMRQASQPLLGEQDFRSFCRAEADLPHYRCCVQELEWFRDGEEIWLDITANRFLHGMVRAIVGTLVEVGRGKVPPERVAQMLQARDRRAAGPSAPAHGLCLMRVIYPEEVL
- a CDS encoding energy-coupling factor transporter transmembrane protein EcfT, which produces MAVLQDITLGQYYPSNSLVHRLDPRAKLVASVVLMSGLLLTDSLPLTVAWGMLAVALVVAARLPVGLVLRNLRAFVWLFLLTMVVHSFFTGGTPLVRLPVLGWKLTWEGVEKGLLYSFRLGLLVVMAALLTLTTSPIELTDGLERLLRPLRRLGVPVHELAMMMSLALRFVPTLLEEADRLQKAQVSRGASFEGSLVQRARSVVPLVVPLFVSAFRRADELALAMDARCYRGGEGRTCYHLLRLKPVDYLALVLSGGLLALAMCL